One window of Gloeothece citriformis PCC 7424 genomic DNA carries:
- a CDS encoding LptF/LptG family permease yields the protein MDRYLTSQLIPPFVLSVGIFTSMGVALANLSDLSNKVFEYDLPVIDALKILLYRVPEFFAYALPISVLLTTLMTYGRLSSESELIALRSCGISLWRATVPAVILSVIVSGITFVFSEGVVPETNYRATEILVKVLHEERNFWQNKDIFYPNYEEVKLANGQTFRQLKTLFYAEKFDGQKMRSLTIINWLGDHLNEIVVSDSAQWNANQNIWDFFNGTVYLIDTDKSYKEAVPFKHQQFPLPKEAFEFATQGRNPYEMNLFQALQYKRLLEASGDNKNVRFFDVRIHQKIAFPFVCLVFGIMGAAIGAKPQQMSRGTSLGLTVGIVFSYYMLNFFTGSFGMIGLLSPMMAAWLPNLFGVGIGGWILKKLEN from the coding sequence ATGGATCGCTATCTTACCTCTCAACTGATTCCGCCTTTTGTTTTGAGCGTCGGGATTTTTACCTCAATGGGGGTTGCTCTGGCTAACCTATCGGATTTATCGAATAAGGTTTTTGAGTACGATTTACCGGTGATAGACGCTCTAAAAATCTTATTATACAGAGTTCCTGAATTTTTTGCTTATGCTCTGCCGATATCGGTTTTATTGACTACGTTGATGACCTATGGACGGTTGAGCAGTGAGAGTGAGTTGATTGCCCTGAGAAGTTGCGGAATTAGCCTCTGGAGAGCAACGGTTCCGGCTGTTATTCTCAGCGTGATCGTGAGCGGAATAACATTTGTTTTTAGTGAAGGTGTTGTTCCAGAAACGAATTACCGGGCTACAGAAATTTTAGTCAAAGTTTTACATGAGGAGCGAAATTTCTGGCAAAATAAGGATATTTTTTATCCAAATTATGAAGAAGTTAAACTAGCTAATGGTCAAACTTTTCGACAACTGAAAACTTTATTTTATGCCGAAAAATTTGATGGACAAAAGATGCGCTCTTTGACCATTATTAACTGGTTAGGAGACCATCTTAATGAAATTGTGGTTTCAGATTCGGCTCAATGGAATGCGAATCAAAATATTTGGGATTTCTTTAATGGGACAGTTTATTTAATCGATACAGATAAGTCCTATAAAGAAGCTGTTCCTTTTAAACATCAGCAGTTCCCTTTGCCTAAAGAAGCGTTTGAGTTTGCAACTCAAGGAAGAAATCCCTATGAAATGAATCTTTTTCAGGCGCTACAATATAAAAGATTACTGGAGGCGAGTGGAGATAATAAAAATGTCCGCTTCTTTGACGTTCGGATTCACCAAAAAATAGCTTTTCCGTTTGTTTGTTTAGTTTTTGGAATTATGGGAGCAGCTATCGGTGCTAAACCTCAACAAATGAGTCGAGGCACAAGTTTAGGGTTAACTGTTGGCATTGTTTTCTCTTATTATATGCTCAATTTCTTTACCGGCAGTTTTGGCATGATCGGGCTATTATCCCCGATGATGGCGGCTTGGTTGCCTAATTTATTCGGTGTAGGAATTGGAGGATGGATTTTGAAAAAATTAGAGAATTAA
- a CDS encoding thiol-disulfide oxidoreductase DCC family protein, with the protein MDFEKIRELIKMTSNWQIKLLYDGECPLCLREVRFLQEKDRGRGLVIFVDIADENYSPIEHGGVTYSEAMGRIHAILPDGTIVKNVEVFRRVYKVLGMGWVYALTKIPLIEAIANRLYFIWAQWRLKLTGRPDLGTLVAQRQQRLQDCPTGNCKIDSPQY; encoded by the coding sequence ATGGATTTTGAAAAAATTAGAGAATTAATTAAAATGACATCTAATTGGCAAATTAAGTTACTTTATGATGGGGAATGTCCTCTATGTCTTCGAGAAGTTCGTTTTCTTCAAGAAAAAGATCGCGGACGAGGATTAGTCATTTTTGTGGATATTGCCGATGAGAATTATTCTCCGATTGAACATGGCGGCGTGACTTACTCAGAAGCTATGGGGCGAATTCATGCCATCCTCCCCGATGGGACTATTGTTAAAAATGTTGAGGTGTTTCGCCGAGTTTATAAGGTTTTAGGCATGGGTTGGGTTTACGCCCTGACTAAAATTCCTCTCATTGAAGCGATCGCCAATAGGCTCTATTTTATTTGGGCACAATGGCGTTTAAAGTTGACAGGAAGACCAGATTTAGGGACTTTGGTGGCTCAACGTCAACAACGCTTACAAGACTGTCCCACAGGCAATTGTAAGATCGACTCTCCACAGTATTAA